AAATATGTAAAGAATACGATATAACAATAAGCCTTGGTGATGGTATGAGACCCGGATCCCTCTACGATGCAACCGATGACCTTCAATTTGAAGAATTATTGAGATTAGGTGAACTGGTAAAAAGGGCTCGTAATGCTGGTGTTCAGGTAATGGTTGAAGGGCCGGGCCATATGCCAATCGATGAAATTGAGGCCAATGTGATATTACAAAAGAAAATCTGTGATGGAGCACCTTTCTATGTACTTGGTCCAATTACAACGGATATTGCCCCAGGATACGACCATATAACCTCTGCAATAGGTGGAGCTATTGCCGCATCCAAAGGAGCAGATTTTCTTTGTGCAGTAACACCTGCTGAACATCTCAGATTGCCAACTATAGAAGATATAAAAGAAGGGGTAATATCAACAAAGATAGCAGCCCACTCAGCTGACATAGCTAAAAATAGAAAAAATATGGATATTGATAATGAAATGAGCAAAGCAAGAAAAAAGTTCGACTGGAAAAAACAGTTTGAGCTTGCACTGGATCAGGAAAAAGCTAAAAAATTCTATACCGCAAGAAAAGGAAAAGAAAGCAATATGTGTTCTATGTGTGGACCATTATGTGCAATGAGAATTACAGAGGAATACCTCGAAAAAGCAGAAATATTGTTAATAGAATAGGAGGAATTATGATGCTTGTATTTTCAGGATTTGATCCATCTGGTGGAGCAGGTATATTACAGGATATATCAATAATGAAAATGTTTAAAATAAGTCCAAAAGCCATTATATCGGCATACACAGTACAGAATGAAAAAGAATTTAAAAGTGTGGAGTTCAGAGAAAACTTTGA
This DNA window, taken from Marinitoga sp. 38H-ov, encodes the following:
- the thiC gene encoding phosphomethylpyrimidine synthase ThiC, encoding MTQLEFAKMGVITEEMIIAAKHENISPEILREKIAVGKAVLPKNKNHHFKNIRAIGEGLKTKVNINIGTSQGYTDLNEELKKLEISEKYGADSIMDLSTWGDLSYIRNEIIKNSNIMVGTVPVYDAATKAIQQKKRVIDFEAEEFIQMVKDHAEDGVDFMTIHAGITRTTIEKLRNSKRITKIVSRGGSIIVGWMIKNHKENPFYEFYDEILKICKEYDITISLGDGMRPGSLYDATDDLQFEELLRLGELVKRARNAGVQVMVEGPGHMPIDEIEANVILQKKICDGAPFYVLGPITTDIAPGYDHITSAIGGAIAASKGADFLCAVTPAEHLRLPTIEDIKEGVISTKIAAHSADIAKNRKNMDIDNEMSKARKKFDWKKQFELALDQEKAKKFYTARKGKESNMCSMCGPLCAMRITEEYLEKAEILLIE